In Myripristis murdjan chromosome 18, fMyrMur1.1, whole genome shotgun sequence, the sequence GGTTAGTACCGTGGATTGGATAACAGGATATTACAACCTAGTTTACCGAGTTTGCCTCAGTCTTATTTGTCGTTTGATATGATCATCATCAAAGAAATACTTGGTTAATTATAGATCATAACTCCATCACCAACAAAACGAACAAATGACTTTCATCGCCGTTTTGTGTAACAATTCATAAAATGACCCGAGTAGGACGTAGTTGATTTTTCTATcgtaatattgcaatatttctTATGctgtaaaatactgtaaaagTCCAATTTTTTCACTAACTGTGCATACAGAAAGAATGACGATACCATGAACACCCAAAGCCTACAAATAACACAAACCATGACTGTTTCGTTTCTTCAAACGACGTTGAAAGTGGTTCACTGTTTATTCCCATGTGACTTGAATGCAGCAGTTTAATAGCGGTGGGTGAGCTTGAAAAGGGTCAAACAGCGACATCGTCTGGTAAAATTAGAGAACAACAGGCTTTCCCTAATTGTTAAAACTAacaatttcaaatgaatttttttcagttccagttTCTACAAGTTATACTGTTACTTCTGTATGTTATTTACCGCTGTTTACCCAGTTTTGCATTTATATGAGAATAGGGTATTAAAGGGAAAAGATAAGAAcatgaaataactcaaaattgTAACTGTATGTTTGTGTCGATGACTATAGTTACCAACTCACTgagagtatttttatttgttttttaagtgcAGCAAGCTAATTCATATTTCATAGAATCTCTGTTGATGCTAATGATAGTGGGGTTGATAATACTCTGAAATTAATGTGCCATTCATGAGCGTAAAGTATTGAGGCACAGTCTCAACATCAAAATATTCTCAGTTGAAGTTCTTCAAAATACCTGAGAACTGACTCACTTAAAAGCATATAATGAAGAATATAAACAGTTaaaacattgaaatgtcatGAGTAGGTGTTTGTTGTGTTCAGTGCTCATCAATGGAAAAgtcaatttatttcatttattggaGATCATATGAGCAATAACTTGCATGAGGCCCAATAACAGTCACCCAGGTTAAACCAAACAGAACCATAAACTGGTATGGCCATTTATTCTGTTCTCTAAATCTGCTTCAGTGGATATAAaaagcttattttgagtttcacACTCCCCCCTCATATGGTAAGAGCATACTGAAATTTTATCTTCATCTATGTACATAATGATTCTCACAGACATATTAccacacctaaaaaaaaaaccacatgcGTATTGCATCTTTCAAGTATCTCTCAGGGAAGAGTCGAGTGTTACATTATTTCTGTCGCATTCCCATGACATAAATACTATAACACAAAATTAGCAAACTTCTCATGTAGTGGACTTTCAATTCTGGTCAAACACACAGTATTACAATTTGTTAGCACATTTCCATGGCACTGACTGCAGCcatatgttgtgtatttttgtgtaagTGGTAATATCAGTtgcagcaaaagcaaaaagcTGTAGGGGTTTTCCTCTTGAACAGTCACTTCACACTCGCATTGTGACTTATTCTAATCTCATACTGGTAAAGGAGACACCATGGATATAGAGCAGATGGCTTAATGCTGTGCTAGGAAATTTTGCACATTGGCAGTCCCAAGTGGCAGTGAGGGAACGAGTAGGGGTTGCAGTCttaaaggaaaagttcacccattttgaaaaatgtgatattatttatttcaccccCCCcaagctgttctgtaggacagtagtggtgctatcttcctctcattgttactgagtgctggatactggctgcatgctcaaaatgctaactgttagcctgctgccattgaagtggacttccccccagctaacattcttaaggctgaattatgcttctgcgtaagcggagtgtacgggggttgtgcgaagcttgcAGGGGTTGTACGACCGCTGCAGAGCCTTGCCACGCACCTccgaaaaattgtaactacgcggaccccaTGTAGCCCCCAACgcaggccccccactgacaacaagagctatgattggtccgtcGAACTACAGCATTTCACCCCTCTGGCGTCACGTCcagttgttgtgccggcagcgtcatttttaaaagaactgctgttgcAATCACATCTTGACTCATCAgttaatttcaaattatttggaaagtttggatcatgctggatctggatctactgctgctccctTTAAAAACAGTGCTGCCGGCACCACAACAGGTAGAGGAGTGACCATACATCACAGGGTGTATGTGGGTCTGccgaaaaaaacaaaaacaaaacgcgCCCCATAGCGTTTTGGCGGAGAATTGCTTAgcgtgtttcgcagaggtatgttggacacacacgccctGCGTGGAAACTGCGTGTGCGTTGCGTCGAgtgtccgcagaaccataatccggcctttaaagataaccaccttaatccactcctcttcttgttcttcttctaaTGACAGGTTGTATACCGGGAAATGTAATGCTTCTCTCCACAGACAAGTTTATCATAAATTTTTCTTATATAGCAGAATTTTTTACAGCCACCCTGCCTAAAAAAAGTCTTCAACggtggaactattttcttgtgtggtctcAGCTCTCTGCGTTGGTCCTCAGTTGCATcagtggctggcaggagcctgaaaggTTCATGAGACGTGAtagagaggagtggaggaaaagCAGAAGCTCGCCTCAACATATCTAGTCAGATATCTTTTAGTACCCTGAAGAAAGTTGTTATCTTTGTTGTTTCAGGACTAGCAAACTCATGCAATCTGCCTCTGTCTCCGTGGTGGGTCCTCTGGCGGAGTAATATGGAGAGTGCAGAAGTTgccggatctttctggatgttgataacagggaAATTCCAGTTCTAAACAGTAATTTGTATCGTCCGTTTGTGCTCAGTAACTGTTTAATTTAGGATAGCAACTCTTGTAcggtgatgttaaaccttctttgcaTGGTCAACTATGCCTTTAAGGACGTCACTGCCTACGAGAATATAGTTGTAGTTCCCACCATATTGACATCAGAAATCAATATGGGCAAATGGAGTTAATCTAGTGGGGATTAAAAACGTTTCTCTTTCAAGCTTCAGGCTACTTGTGATATAGACTGTGAAGACAGATGGgttttcacacaaaaatgtgtcTAATGCAGCTTTCAACTAGCATGTAGTATATCTAAGAAACAGAAACTCACCACTGATCAATTTTCACAAGTCCTTCCAGAAAAAATACACTCTCAGTCTGGGCGGGAAATAGAATCCCATATTGGCATTTCTCATACATAGCGCACGGTTCAGGGGATCAGCTGGTGTTGACTACACCTTCAGTCACAGAGGGCTTCCCTTTCACAATTTCTACAAGTTTCTCCACAGGGTTATAAGGTGGATCTGTGAGTCCTTCCACTGTGCTTCTTGAAAATTTGCTGCTTCTGCTCTCAGCTTCCCGTTCCATCGTTTCTTTCAGTAGCTGCTTTCATGGCCCGTCAGGATGTACAGGTTGCTCAGCGCCGAGGGGTCGTCTGTTGGTGTGCTCTGAAGGACGATGTCCCTGTTGCAAGGCCAAAAATGACAGgcacaaaaatgaacagaacccgagtgattaaaaaaaataacgtAAAAAATCAGCTGCTCTTGGAATTGACAAAGCTGTGTCTCTGCGGTAAAAGCCTTCATCAGAATTTGACTCCATATCACAGTCAATTACAGCTGAAATCCATCTTAATATTAATCTTAGACACCTACTCTCTAGGAGCagctggatttttgtttttcatttcatagtcaaaaacactaataatactactgctactttaATCCTTTGACTTAGTGAATTACAATGTCAGACAAGAGTCAACATACCGGTTTGTTCCCAAAACTCTGAACACTCGAGTCTCGTCTGTGATCTCTTGCGTTACCTGCAAGTACAAATCACATTTGACTGTTGTCGATAAACGTTAATTTGAATAAATCAAGGAGATATAAACCAACACCGTGGCCGCACATAAACCACTCTGTAATACTCACTTCACTTGACTGGAGACTCCTCCCCTGAAGGCCGTGCTTCCAGAAAGCCAGAACACTGTCCTGTAGGCAAACTGTGCAAACAAGTCCACAACAAGCAGATGAGAGGAATATTTCAACTGGGTTACGACTGGAATCCGTAACATATTGGTCTTTCATCAAAAATCTGATTTGATCCAGTCAGTATCACCCCCCTCGGGTCTGATGGATGTATAATGCAGTTTGATTAACTAGGCCCACATCCTGTATTTATCAACATCACACTGGCTGGGAAGATCTTCACCTGAATTGATTCTAATGAAATGTTTTAAACTGATTCCATGCAGCAATGCATAAATATGCAtttaatttacttatttttgttatttatgtgtttgcttgtttatttattttcatcatgAAGAGTTTCAGTGGACAGTTTTAGCAGAGATAGTGTATATAGGTGGATACTTCACCTACAACAATAtgtgaggccacctccagggggcgacattAAACTAGACTAAAACTGCCTTCCTGTCTGATAATGCATGATTCCCGccaaaaaagagacagagagatagagaatcTAATATGGGGGAAATATTGAACTACTCCAATACATTCaaactaaaaatatataataaatatactgGCAGAAAATATCAGCAGCTGCTTTCCTAAAATCTCCCCACTGGCCTTCAGAAGCTCATGCCAGTCGAACACTGGGTCAGACATCCCTGATAGCCGCTTGCCTCTAAGTTTTGATAAAGCTGTAGCAGGTTTGTACCTAGTGTTGCAATGGGGAAGTCAAAGACCATCTCGTTGGTCAGCTCTTTGGATGGAAGCCCTTGTAGGTTCACAATCTTAACAGTTTCTGTTGAGTGGacgtggaaaaaaacatgagacaCAGTAATCAGCATGTGAGACGGCTGATTTTAAACTGTTTCAGTAGATTTGGACACTTACTTTCTATTGCAATGAGGACAGTGTCTCTGTCCAGTTGGGTTACCTGAACCGCCCCCACTGGTCCAATATCTGCAAGCAGGGGGATTATATTTATATCATATTTCATACACAATTTAAAGTGACTCAAAAAAGAACTGGTGGAACTGTTTGAAGTAATTTtttcactgaataaataaattcagaaatCTCATTTGTAAGGTATAATTAGAAATGGAACACAATAGCCTGAAGCTGAGTGTGATTTGCCGAATTTACTTTCAGTTTTACCAGTTAAGATTGAGCTTTCAGACACATCTGAGGTCTGAGCAAATGAGCAGAGATTCAACCCAACAACACTTTGCAAGGCTTTCTTTCTAGAGGTGCTGTTTTGTACTGATTCTCAACAATGATACAGGGAGAGCGCCCTGTTCCTGAGATTCCAGTTTCTCCCCCCACAGCTGCCTGAACAGACCAGAATACAAACAAGGCATGCTGCATTCTGAGTAAGAAGTGCGACGCTGCTATTTCTTAACTGGAAAAACGCtcgctctcttgctctttttttgcctttgctgaaacccacagctgaatgcaacaaGGACGCTCTCTGTGGGGATTTTCTGCAATATCTACGGAGAAAAGGAATGGGAAATTTACTTCTACAACCACCCACATCCTACCTGATGCTGAGTTGGGCGTGCCGTTCAGCTCTATAATGTCGAACTTGAGCTGCTGGTTGGCTGAGGGTTTCCCGTTGCTACAGTCTCTCACTCCAACACACAGCTGAGGAAACTCATCCGTCACCAACACCAGGAGCTCAAAAATCGGGAGAGGATCCGGGAGGCTTATTGCTATGTGCTGCAATAGAAACAGCACCAGTCAGGTTGTATGATGCAAAAAAGGGGTTTTGGAGGCCAATGCCACTATTCTGGGACTGACCCTGCCAAAATCTCTGTAGTATTCAGCCTCTTTAAAAGGAAAAGCCtctaaaacaacatttagaaCTTCATGGAATACTAATAACGCACGTTTCAGGAAAAGCAAGACAATGCTGACAGTGTTAATgctaacaacaataacaataataatgatgatgatgataatgatgctTATCAAATGGGACCAGATTACATTCTTAATACAAGGGCAACATTCATCCCATATATCAGTGTAACCCTAGAATAAcataaaatgaagtaaaagacaaaaaataacattGTCATATGCTGGATCTACTGAAAATAGAACGTGTGGGTCCAGACCTTTAGCTGCATGAATTTCTGGAGTGGCTCATACCACAACAGCAGAACTAGGCCAGACGGAACCGCCCCACATAGAAATGTGCTGTCTGTGTAGGGGTTTCTTgctgggagacagaaagaaggagagagacttGTTGATGGTGGGATTGATGGATATGTGACTGGTTAGACATCACACTGGTGGGCTGTGCTAAAGTTCCCTCTACAGTTCCAAAAACCAGAGGACGTGGTGGAGGTGGTCTCCCCTTCACATGATAAAAAAGATCAAATGTCCTCTTGGGTGCCCCTTCATgcattaaataaacaataatgataaattcTACTCAATTTGGTGCTCCTCTAATGGAGAAGAGCCCCTCCAGTGGATAAaatgtgctgcagtgctgtaaaGGCTTTCCCTACATGTGTGAGAATGTGGAACTTTCTTCATGGATGagcctccagtggagaaaatgtgatgtctGGGGCTGCCACCAAATATAACATATACCAAATGgatttgttatatatttttgtaaaggGTCATAAGTTACGCTGCTATCTTGCAAGCATTTTGATGTaatctctgctgtaatctgcACCGTccctgttgttttaattttcaaagcACCCTTCCATCCATTCCACCTGTGCAGGTGTTCAGTTTCAGCCACAGGCTCCCACAGTCTGAGCTGGAGCCCTGcgtcctgctgcagtgtgggaACACAGCTCACTGTCTGCAAGCTGTAAAGTATTATCAATTACAAAAGACAAATGTATGTACACTGCAAGTGTTTTTATAGATAGCTCTATCACATCTTAGCTCAGATGCTTAGTTAAGGAGCTATTTAACTTAACAGGTATCTTGCTCAACTGATTCTATGCTAACCTCAATTTGGAAAtcaagcagaaatgtaaaagtCATTCCCTAAGGGAATTATTTTAGAGTAATTTGCACAAAAAGTCTGTAGGACTTGAAAATGTGGTGTGAATTGCCTTTTCACTTAACTTAAGAGTGGGTTTAGTGTTGAGCTCCCCTGTGGTTACAGAAtgccaaggagagagagaaaaccaaaaCAGATTCAAAAGGAGCTGACAAGTGCAGCCAGAGGCAGCTTGTCTCTGACAGGACGAGtccacagctgcagcaggaaggctggagagagagacaaaggcgCGTGTGGCCGTGCGTCCTCTCACTGCTGGCTGTGTGTCGGCTTGTCTTGCAGAGCCTTAGTTTAGATTATCACTGACAGTCGGGTGCAGCTGTAACAGTAACTTAGTCAAGAATGCTCATTAAAAAGTGCCTTAAACATTTAAAGGCACTGCCTAGTTTTCATCCTTGGGTTGTAtaactggaaaaagaaaatgactatCATTTTAAATTGAAGAACAATAGATCTTGTTTGTGTGATGTTGAGGTGGGTTAATTCCATTCAAGGCAAGAGGGCTGCTAATAGTGTTGTGTTCCTCTGTTGTACAGTTATAACACGacattatatacagtacaattATATTCAATATGTGATGCACGGtagctttttgcacactggtgGGACCGCCTGACATGCAGGaggtgccctttttattttttcctccctgcccTCCAAACAGCCTGAGTCCACCACTGAGCCATCAGAATGCATCTAGGGTAAATAACTTACCCACACTGCACCTCCTACAGCCTTTAGTGTCGGGGATCTTCACAGATATGGTGTACTTCCTGCTGACGGAAAGACATAGCATCAAGAATATCCCTCATGAAGACAGTCCACAAGATAACAGCAGTCACTTATGAGCTTTTTCCTGCTACTGGGCTTCTTAAAGGCGAGGTCTGAGAACATTCAAGATACTGtgaccactgctactactactgctgacCAGAAGTGGAGGTAACCGATTATATTTAACCATGCTAGTGTAATTGAGAAgattttttgtgtacttttttgagtatttttaggTCAGTAATTTAACTTTTGCCTCAGTACATTTTTCTTCAGTATTAtctttcactacattttaaatcacatccattacagagaacaaatgattaAATTCACAATGGACAGGCAataaagatgagaagaggaacctgcttctactttgttggttctactttcaAAATTTCTAATAAAAGCTGCATGGCTGATGGTCAGTGGAAacaaggaccatttagactcaactggcaaaaaatgtggaataagtgtgaaaaaaggaaaataatatcagtgaggtggtctgatgatgagaactcaaccatcatattataGTGCTTATTCCACGTGTCAGCTGAGTCttcagggtcctcacttcagttgagtgtaatgcccctttaaatgCACGTAAAGCATGCAAGTGAGACacgttttacttttactgcagtagatttttagaGCAGttcttctacttctactgtaGTCACatatcagcagaggaacagtacttctacttgagctGCAATTTGTAACACTCTGTCCAGCACGTCCTTACCTATGGCTGATCCTGTCGGTGAAGCGGTTGGTGCTCAGCGACAGACTGCTGTGTTTCTTGGGCAGATGTCCTTTCTGTTCGAACAGAGCCGTCAGGCTGTGGGAGTAAAGCTGGGATGACTTCCCTGCAGGAGGAACAGCTTGTTAGACCACAGGGAAACTACAGGTGTTAGAAAAGGCTCTCAGTAGAGAACAGACCTCCGCCAAAGGAGGCATATTTGCCTTCACCCAACAGACAAGTACATCTCTGTTCAGCCAGCTGATTGGATCTGATACACATGCATCAAAAGCATTTGAACCACCTACACTGGTTGTGTTACGTCTGCAGCAACTACATGGATCAGAGACGGATGGTGCATCCGGTGCAAAGTGACACCAGGTGCGATGGAAGTGTCTTTGCTGGTTTCCAACCAACgcacttgtcattttcacatccAGAGCCCTAATCTCCTACATGATGTCAGTTAACCAAACATGGTACTGAGCTGAATGAGGCAAATTGCGACCCATtcataagtgtattttggccaAATGATGTGAAAATTTAATCAACTCTTCCTCAGGTCATGACCAgtctttccacaaagtttcatgttaATACATTCAGAACTTTTTGACATATCtttctcacagacagacagacacacacacacacacacacacacacacgcacatacacacacagcaattaCATTACCTCCACCATCTCTTTGGcagaagtaaacacacacagtcatttcaGCGGAGGTGTTACCTGATACAGACATCAAGACGTTGTTCATAACATACAGCCATGTGCATCGCTGAGGGATCAGCTATGGGAAGGAGGAAATAATGCAGTTACAGTTCAAcaatttttcagttatttcagaCAGTATGCACATCACTGTTGCCCCACTGGCAGGTGGAGGCTACAGGTGGTCGTGTTGGTTCATACGTTCAACATTTCTTGAAATTACTGGGCGGACTGCCTTGATCGTTTTGtcctccccagaggatgaaccatGTCAGTTTGGTGACCTTATTACCTTTCCTCTCATGCCACCATCAGGCACTGTCTGGGCTTGTACACattatctcaaaatctattggCTGGATTACCGTGAAATTTGGTAAGAACATTCAAGCTCCTTGCAGGATGCACCCTGTCAGTTTTGTGGACCGCTCCTCTAGTGACACTATCAGGCCACGACATAAAATTTGCACACAAGATATCACGAAATGTAGTTGGTGGATTGGCGTATTTGGAAAGTGCATTTATACCCTTCAAAGGAAGGCTCCTCTTGATTGCGGTGACCCTATGTCCTTTCCTTTAGCACCACCCTCAGGTCAAACATATCTCTAAATGTAAGGaccaagggtttttttttttttttgtccagtaaTTTGCTGAGTGTACTCATGCCTCCAGGGGAATGAACCCCATAGATCTTGGTTCCACCATCACATTTCCTCCGGTGCAACCCTCACACCAAAATGTTAGATTTTACATATCACAATCTATTGTTGGAAAGTGCATTCATGCACCCCACAGGATGAATCCTTTCAACTTTAATGACCTCATGACATTTCCACTAGCACcatcctcaggccaaaatgtgcGATCCCCATTGTGCCACTACCTGCATCCCCCTGCAATGCACTAAGCCACTGAGACACAAGCACAATGGAGAACCTGTGCTAATTATATCTTCCTATTGTCCATATTTACAttcctgtatttctgtgtctcagtatgttctgctgctgtttggcctATTCTTGCTGTAACTCACACAGACTGGAAATGCCACTGGTTTAAAATACCTTCACTttgtttattcttatttattatattattatatatattattttttctcttaccTTCTCTAGTGTATCTTCATGAAGCTCGTTGAGGTTGAGTGTGTAGATGCCCTCCTCTGCCCCCAGAATAAGATACTGATCTAAGATGGAAAAGACTTTGGTTGTTAAAAGGGCAGTAAAGTCTTGAATACCCCATAGAACAAACTGATCATTGTATAGAGTAGTTCCCCTAATGGCTCAAACATTATTTGGCCAGCGGCTAAGCAATAACTCCTCACGCATCAGAGTTTCATGAAACCCATGTTCGCCTTACCTCTTGTCTTGGGCAAAATCCAGGTCACAGCACAGTGAATTTTCAGAGGACAACCGTTGAAGACTTTGGAGAAGCAGGCTCCCATCTAGAGAACCCAGCATACGAACTGTGTCACTAATGCTTCGAAGTAGCAGGTCTTTCAGTGATGACTTGTTTATAATGATTGATTACACTGACTGCAGAATGTATTGCATATAAAACTCaagttggcagctctgtatGACAAAAAGAACTTCATTACCAAGAAATCCTGCAATCTGGTATCtctaaactgcacacagcacgcTCATTTTTACCAATTTGGCTGGTCTGTGATGGCAGATTAGATTATATATCATAGCAAATGACACCAAAGGGGCAAGAAAGACATTAAAGGACTCTACTAATGATTCTGAATGTGTGGCCCATTTTCCCACAattcacccacattttacatggcaacaaacaaTTCTGCAAGTCATGCAGGGGTAGtaaacatttcaacatatattcaaaatccctcagttttcaaatatgaatttttggttgagacACCCACTttacaatgttctgcttctaTAGCTAGCAAAGTCTTCAAcatccagctttctctggacagagcacacactcactgtcgTTAAAATTCTGATTTCCGGGGTGGACAGTTCTCACCTGTGATCCTAACAAAACCAGATTTTATTCAAAGTAAGCACGTGAAGATAACTTATTTTGTTAGTTACCAGAGAACTGCAGTTGGTGAGTGTTTTTGTGGGTTACATGCTGTTAGATTTCACACTTACATGGACTTGAGGAGTAGGAGGGAGTCCATGACAATCAGCTCTCTAGAAATTTGAAAGGttacacataaaaaagaaaggggACGATAATAACTGTAAGATTTCAAATGCATTATGAATCAGGATTTTGTTTGGGTGGAGGCTCTTTTATCTTGGAGACAGACTTTTAAAGGGTCAAAACCAAATCAATGGGACAAGTTATTAGGTTAGCAAACCACACAATGAATGATGTTTACTTCTGATATGTGGATAAGGGTATGGTTATTCAGCTTCAACTCACAGAGTCCTCAGTCTTTTTTCTCAGCGTGCACCACTCAGGTGATAGGGGTGTCTCCCTTTTCGGAGACATAACAGTGGCAGGCTTCTTCTCTGCTGCTAGAGCGTCCTCCGCAGTCAGACAGGGGTCACTGCAGCGCTGTCTGATGTCCTGCGTGGCTGAGCATCGCGCCAAGCCTGGGGAAATAACTAAGATATACAATTGTAAGAAAATAGCAGATAAGATGTGACTTAAATGCAGATTCTGATTTTAGTTCTGCTGATGTTTCTTGGCAGCTGAAGTGCTGCGGAGGCAGGAagaatctcattggttgagttaaacctcagccGGCAGAGCCAAAGACATGCAGTATGTTAAGTATGTTACGCTGAAGCCCAGTGGAAAGGGCAAGAAGTaagggaggaggaaaataaaattatgaacCATTGTGATCCTTCTGCTGACAGACAAATTGTCATAGTGGCCATTTAGGTTTGTTTAGGAAAATGAGGATGCCGATGCAAAGCTTTTACCATAACTTAAGGTGCCGTGAGTCGACGCCACTATGCAACCTGATATTACAATGATTTATTATGGACAGGCTGGCTGGATGTGTTGtacctgaggaggaggaggggtcaGCGTTGTGGGTGGAGTCAGGGCCAAGTGTACAGCTGGGTCGCAGCGTCAGGTCCTTGGCCTCCATGCTAGgagagaaggagctgaaggGTGGCAGGGAGGCCGTGGACGGGCTGAACAAACCACTTTTCCTGACGCCTTTACCCCCCTGAAGAACACATCAATGGAACAGGAAAGACTTTAATGATTTTGAATTAAGACTGTGAGgtttttgtaaaatatgttACACAAGTACATATTGCAAATGATGTGCTCAGTTTTTACTCATAGTAGTTACAACTCACATCAGTAGATGGCGCCCTCTTAATGGTTAGACTCCTGAAAGACAGAGGAACAAGCGTGTCCTTAACAG encodes:
- the map4k2 gene encoding mitogen-activated protein kinase kinase kinase kinase 2 isoform X3, translated to MDTIGVSFLDPLDDYELIHRIGCGTYGDVFKARNIRTSEMAAIKIVKLDPGDDITSIQQEITMMKECKHKNIVAYFGSYHRNTKLWICMEYCGGGSLQDIYHVTGPLKEKQIAYVCRETLQGLYHLHETGKMHRDIKGANILLTERGDVKLADFGVAAEISASVAKRKSFIGTPYWMAPEVAAVEKKGGYNHLCDIWAVGITAIELAELQPPMFDLHPMRALMLMSKSSFQPPRLKDKSKWSAGFHSFVKMSLIKSPRKRPSAETLLQHPFVTQLLTRNLVIELLDMANNPDLHTSTPSMDDCELEIGEVAPDKIQSAGKHLPVERTLSEEQFDLVKFGPPLRKVTEPYPDMHDDDWTLSGDEDDSPSLTIKRAPSTDGGKGVRKSGLFSPSTASLPPFSSFSPSMEAKDLTLRPSCTLGPDSTHNADPSSSSVISPGLARCSATQDIRQRCSDPCLTAEDALAAEKKPATVMSPKRETPLSPEWCTLRKKTEDSRADCHGLPPTPQVHMGACFSKVFNGCPLKIHCAVTWILPKTRDQYLILGAEEGIYTLNLNELHEDTLEKLIPQRCTWLYVMNNVLMSVSGKSSQLYSHSLTALFEQKGHLPKKHSSLSLSTNRFTDRISHSRKYTISVKIPDTKGCRRCSVARNPYTDSTFLCGAVPSGLVLLLWYEPLQKFMQLKHIAISLPDPLPIFELLVLVTDEFPQLCVGVRDCSNGKPSANQQLKFDIIELNGTPNSASDIGPVGAVQVTQLDRDTVLIAIEKTVKIVNLQGLPSKELTNEMVFDFPIATLVCLQDSVLAFWKHGLQGRSLQSSEVTQEITDETRVFRVLGTNRDIVLQSTPTDDPSALSNLYILTGHESSY
- the map4k2 gene encoding mitogen-activated protein kinase kinase kinase kinase 2 isoform X2, whose protein sequence is MDTIGVSFLDPLDDYELIHRIGCGTYGDVFKARNIRTSEMAAIKIVKLDPGDDITSIQQEITMMKECKHKNIVAYFGSYHRNTKLWICMEYCGGGSLQDIYHVTGPLKEKQIAYVCRETLQGLYHLHETGKMHRDIKGANILLTERGDVKLADFGVAAEISASVAKRKSFIGTPYWMAPEVAAVEKKGGYNHLCDIWAVGITAIELAELQPPMFDLHPMRALMLMSKSSFQPPRLKDKSKWSAGFHSFVKMSLIKSPRKRPSAETLLQHPFVTQLLTRNLVIELLDMANNPDLHTSTPSMDDCELEIGEVAPDKIQSAGKHLPVERTLSEEQFDLVKFGPPLRKVTEPYPDMHDDDWTLSGDEDDSPSLLECVEQALQLRSLTIKRAPSTDGGKGVRKSGLFSPSTASLPPFSSFSPSMEAKDLTLRPSCTLGPDSTHNADPSSSSVISPGLARCSATQDIRQRCSDPCLTAEDALAAEKKPATVMSPKRETPLSPEWCTLRKKTEDSRADCHGLPPTPQVHMGACFSKVFNGCPLKIHCAVTWILPKTRDQYLILGAEEGIYTLNLNELHEDTLEKLIPQRCTWLYVMNNVLMSVSGKSSQLYSHSLTALFEQKGHLPKKHSSLSLSTNRFTDRISHRKYTISVKIPDTKGCRRCSVARNPYTDSTFLCGAVPSGLVLLLWYEPLQKFMQLKHIAISLPDPLPIFELLVLVTDEFPQLCVGVRDCSNGKPSANQQLKFDIIELNGTPNSASDIGPVGAVQVTQLDRDTVLIAIEKTVKIVNLQGLPSKELTNEMVFDFPIATLVCLQDSVLAFWKHGLQGRSLQSSEVTQEITDETRVFRVLGTNRDIVLQSTPTDDPSALSNLYILTGHESSY
- the map4k2 gene encoding mitogen-activated protein kinase kinase kinase kinase 2 isoform X1, with protein sequence MDTIGVSFLDPLDDYELIHRIGCGTYGDVFKARNIRTSEMAAIKIVKLDPGDDITSIQQEITMMKECKHKNIVAYFGSYHRNTKLWICMEYCGGGSLQDIYHVTGPLKEKQIAYVCRETLQGLYHLHETGKMHRDIKGANILLTERGDVKLADFGVAAEISASVAKRKSFIGTPYWMAPEVAAVEKKGGYNHLCDIWAVGITAIELAELQPPMFDLHPMRALMLMSKSSFQPPRLKDKSKWSAGFHSFVKMSLIKSPRKRPSAETLLQHPFVTQLLTRNLVIELLDMANNPDLHTSTPSMDDCELEIGEVAPDKIQSAGKHLPVERTLSEEQFDLVKFGPPLRKVTEPYPDMHDDDWTLSGDEDDSPSLLECVEQALQLRSLTIKRAPSTDGGKGVRKSGLFSPSTASLPPFSSFSPSMEAKDLTLRPSCTLGPDSTHNADPSSSSVISPGLARCSATQDIRQRCSDPCLTAEDALAAEKKPATVMSPKRETPLSPEWCTLRKKTEDSRADCHGLPPTPQVHMGACFSKVFNGCPLKIHCAVTWILPKTRDQYLILGAEEGIYTLNLNELHEDTLEKLIPQRCTWLYVMNNVLMSVSGKSSQLYSHSLTALFEQKGHLPKKHSSLSLSTNRFTDRISHSRKYTISVKIPDTKGCRRCSVARNPYTDSTFLCGAVPSGLVLLLWYEPLQKFMQLKHIAISLPDPLPIFELLVLVTDEFPQLCVGVRDCSNGKPSANQQLKFDIIELNGTPNSASDIGPVGAVQVTQLDRDTVLIAIEKTVKIVNLQGLPSKELTNEMVFDFPIATLVCLQDSVLAFWKHGLQGRSLQSSEVTQEITDETRVFRVLGTNRDIVLQSTPTDDPSALSNLYILTGHESSY